The nucleotide sequence aggaatgctggCACTTTTGAGGGTCGGAGGATATCATCGAGGATGGTGGTTGATAGAGCCCTATTACAGTTTGGGGAGGTTATTGCAGCCTCTGCGGTATTCACTAGTGAgatggctagggacatctggggcactTCACCCGCTTTTACAGTGCCCAGGTTCGCCCTCGTctcttgggtgcccccaccccttggtcatctcaaagtgcaTTTCGATGGGAGCATGGTGATGGATGGTGGATTTGGAggggttggatttgtgatcagggatTCCTAGGGTAGGATGGTGGCAGCAGGGGGGCAACGCACGACGGGTTTTTCAGTTGTTGGGGCTGAGCTTCGAGCTGCATGGGAGGGTTTGTCTTTTGCGAAGAGAGTCCTTGGTGCCCAGTGGGTGTTCTTAGAGGGGGACTCCTCTGTGGTGGTTGATTGGATCCGAGGTGTGGATAGATATGGGGATGGTCATCCCCTCATTAGAGAGATTCGGAGACTGGCTTAGGAGTTCGGTGGCTTCCAGGTAGCCCACGTGtatcgggaggcgaacagggcagcagactgggtcgcctctttcGTCGCACGACACTCTGAGGAGTTTCTTTGGACATCTGTAGGAGATATTTCTTCAGATCTGTACTCTTTACTTTATCGTGatctggcaggatgtactcactttagagctatataatttgccgttttgaccaaaaaaaaaaaataataccatCTAAAATAATGGACACTGACTAAATGTAGAGTATCTCAACCAAATAAAAGTTTACAAACTACTGTATAAGTCTTCTCATCAGGAGAAAAAATGGTAGGTGCTTGGGACTTTAGAGGACAGACTGGCCGTTGAATGGATGTGCCGCGAGAAAATCCTCTCCACAACGGTTTGAACTGGACGGCTATGATCAAAGAACTGGATCTCTCCATTGAACCCCAATTGaagagaatctaaaataaaaggaTCAAGGTTAAGATTGGAGATTCTTTCTCCTTacctttattttataaaaatagtaCTTGATATATTAGAGGTAATTGAGTTTGTAGCACGCCCTATTTAGTCATGGTTAGGGTGTTATTCAACCAAGTTACTAAGCGAAGTGGATTGTGATATGATAGAAAAAAATGGTCTGATGCGGCATCAATTCGATCTTGGACATGCAGTAGGATCCATGCAACGCATATGTTGCATCGAGACCGGTAGAGAGCAAAGCTTGCATGTGATGCATATGATATGCATCGAAACTATTCTGTACATGTAGCTCCCTGAATCCAAGGGCCATTGCTATATGAAACTCTCAAATGCTCTGATAAGCATTGGCATTACCCATTTCTGTTATTAAATATGTCAAAGTGCACCGTAGGAGGATCCTAAGTTTAGGATTGAGCATAAGATTTGTACCATGATGCACTTAACTAAAGTATCTCTATCGCCGGATagaagagaaaattttctaatttaccTTCTTATTCAAAACTCTTCCGATTAAAACTAAATTTTtataatgaaattttttttgaattaaaaatataaattaatgcTATTATTCTTAAAATAAAGTAATTGTGTATACAATTTTTATTCTTGCGGGAGCCGAACGCTAGTTTCAAATAAGTTGTGTCACCCACTCAAAGTTCGGGCAATATAATTATTTGTGCTGTCTGCTTCAATATTCGAGCTAGTTTCTGCTCGACGATGCACGGCTCTTTTTGTGAGAAAGGGTTAACCTAGACCAAATCCTAGTACAAACATTTGCTTGTCGAGTTGACCGGCCATATCATCTGTATCTTGTGCCAGTAAGACGTCAACGATCTCAAGGGGGGAAAAAAGTTAAATTCATGACAAAACAAAAAAGTTGGTATATGACGACATCTGTAGCTGTCCTTTTCTTCAACATAACATTTATTTAAACCAGAAacccttttattttattattctgATATACATGCAATTATGGAAGAAAACGGAGAGAAAGAGACTTGCGGTGCAAGGAGTGTAACGTGCAGGGCTTCAGGTAGACGTAGGTCTAGGAGTTCAAGGGTGCCCCCCACCCCCACTTCCATACCCAGATCCATAGCCTGCACCATAGCCAGACCCGGAACCAGAGCCTTCACCGCCACCGCCACCCCCGCCGCCGCCACTTCCATATCCACCACCATAGGCACCACCGCCTTCACCGTACCCGGAACCACTGCCGGACCCATATCCCGACCCACTCCCACTTCCACTCCCACCACCGGATCCGCCGCCACCTCCGCCACCTCcgccacttccataccctcctCCACTGGACCCTGATCCACCTCCTTCACCATAACCAGATCCGGAACCATAGCCAGATCCGGAGCCAATCCCAGAGCCACCACCCCCACCACCaccttcgccgccgccgccgcctccaccaGTCAAGAATCGGCTTGCCTCAGAGAGACTAATGCTTAGCAACACTATGAAGGAAAGAGCAACTAGCTTAGTACGAGCCATAGTTGCTTAAGgagagaaggaggaatgagctgTGTGCCAGAAGGGAAGAAGGCGTGGGTATTTATAGAGCTGGATGCGCGACTCTTACGACATGCAAGCATCCCAACTCCCCAATTTACTTTATTTACGTGGCGAGGATAAGGTTTCTCGTATGAAACGAAAGAAAGGATCGAAGAAGAATATAGTATGTTATTTGACTCGCGTTATTGAATTTTTCCATAGCTTTTTTGTTTGGTGCGGTGGAATTCGTCCAAGTAGTTGCTTGACCAAGGTGCTGCTGGCCATGGTTTCCAGTCGGCAGGCCCTGTTTCTGGATCCTACGTGCCTCGATCGTTGACGAATTGGGTCACCACCTTTGAATTGTACGTCCAGCCATGTATACCTTGCGTGTCGCTGCCATTCTAATTGACGGCTTGGTTCATTTCAACCTTTCCAAGAATTGTTTTAAGTGGAAATAATGAGCAGTTGGCTTACTAGACTGCCACTGACCTAGCTTGCGGATACTTGGACGGAACGTTGAGATGAATTGCTGAAAACCATTGAACTCGATGTTCCTTACGGTCTACCCATGTGTCAGTCCAAAACAGGATACATGACAAGTATTTTTTACAGTAAAAAGTTCAGCTTCATGGCTTAGTTTGCGCGTATTGATTCTAGATGCAGGAATAATTTTTCGTTTACTGATGGTTTTGGTAGTGAATCAGCTTGCGTAAGCATTGCGAGGCATCCTGGAAGTGGAGGCCAGCTTAGTAATGCTTTTTCTCATGTACTTGAGTTTGCAGGGATGGTTGCGGTGCAAGTTGTCATACTTGGTATACGAGGGCATGACGGCAGCATCCCTTGATTCATAACTGGCACCCAAGTCTACCTACATCAGTCTTGATTGCATTGTTAGTGCTTGTCATTTACTGTTTGCTCCCTTAACGCATTTCTTTTCCGAGGAACACGCCTCTGTAGAGAATTAGGTATTTTTTCTGCACACAGATATGGTTGTTTCAGTACACATTAACGCTCTTTGTACACATTTATATATGAACAAGGGATGAAACTTAAAAGGGCCATTGATGATCCAAGGGACAGACCTCAGATTATCAAACATTTCCATTTAATACCATAATTTTatttaaccaaatgttcaatttatccaaagaggaaaaaaaacaaacaaggaCTGCTGATTTGTATTTCTACCATATATTAATAAAACGCAAAAAATGAGAAAGGGAGCATGACTATTTAAACATGGTCGCATTCCAGAATGTTAACAACCGTTGAGATCCATTTTCATATGGCCTTCGGTTTTGTTGGGAAAGGATTTCTATTTTTCCCTCACGGATTCATTGAAAAATCTTGTTATAAATTCTTGGAAAGGTATCACGGCTGCAATTATGCGGTTCAATACCACTAAACTGTAACTAGGACTTCACTGTGTTTTCTTAGATTGCCTTTCGCTACGAAACTCTGCATAAGTCTTGTAATTAGGATTCCATCTGAAAACTCTCGACCTTGGAGCTGAAGAAGCAAGTCTGTGCCTCAgcctcttttctcttctcttctcggcCTCCTCCCATTCTACCTCGGAATAGGCCCTGCTGCATCTCTGCCTCTCGAAGGAGGCGGTCAGAGATCTCAAACCTCCGTTGATGGGAGCGGATAATCTCAATAAGTACACGGGCAGAGTACACTCCCTatagaaacaaagaaaagaataattattCAAAAACAACaaatggatggaagaaccagTCTGATTACCTCAATGTCGGTACGGCAGGACGAGTTGATCATGCTCTTTGCTTGAAATAAGCTCTTTTCTCGTTTCCCCGTATAGCTCCTTCGTAGCAGTCTCCGCTGCAGCTCTTCCTCGTCACCAGGGAGGATGAACCTCTGAACCATCTCCCACATCACCCGGGGGATTGCCCTAGTGCAGTATCGAATCAGAGACCCTCACCAACCAATTCAGTATCAAGGTCCCTGTCTTTGTGCTCTGTGGAGCTCGCCAGAGTGAAGACGTCGACACTACGTACCTCCAGGAAGGGTTGAAAGTTGGCTCGGACACCTTGGCCAGTAGCCCAGTGGTGGCACAACTGACGGAAGAACGTGGCCACTCTGTCGGGGCCAAAGAAGGACTAACAGTCTCTAGCGCAGTCGGCGAGACTGGAACGACCACAAAGGCCATCTTAGAAATTGGAGCAGCTGCCGAAGTAGATGATGGTACCCTAATGGGGAAGATAATAAGCACCACCAtgtccaatgatcctcccccaCTAGGATCCTCCTCGATTATGATGACTGGTCATGCAGGTACACTCCTCCTCTTACTTGAGGAAGAACTGCTCTCGCTggatttcttcttcctcaagGAGCAGAAGAGTTCTTCCATTTTAATCTTCATGGTTGCAAGAATGGGAGAGGATTGAGTTAGTCATAGATTTAGATAGACAACAGAGAAGCAGAATAAGATAAGAAAATATAGTGACAAAAGAGGCAGGACTCAAGCTGGTGTCAACCAAGGCCGACACCTGAAGTATTCCTCATCGGATGAAGTAGTTCAGCAAACTCTTGCTCTTCATCCgacaaaaagggaaaaaaatctcAAGGGTTGCCTCTTGGGTATCCTCCACAGGGTCAAAAAATCCTAAAGAATTGTCGAAGACACAAAGAAATGCTGACCCTTCCACCCATTGATGGACGAAGGGCCTAGAGAAAGGATGTTGTAACCCTTCCTACAAAAAAAGATACTATCATCCCTTATTTCGAGGATGGGCCTTCACTTAAAAGAAGGCCCAAAACATCCCCAGTATAGGGGTGATCTCTTAAAGTTGGACAAAGTAAAGAAAGCCCACAATTATCCTTCAAGCATTGGGGACGAGTTGTGCAGGGATAAGTTGATACTAGACCAgcaggtcagcaataaccgaTGGAATCAGGAGCCTTAGCTCCACCTTTAGAGACTCCTCATACAAGGCTATCTAGTTCTTTGCGGGTGAAGTCACTTGACCCAAAGGACCGGAGCACTCAAGGACAAAGTTCTCGAAAATAAAAAATGCCATCCAAATCTGATCGAGATCAGACTCCCCTAGAAGGCTTATCTTGGTATCCGAACCTAAAGATACCTCAAGAACAACTCCCCCTGAGGCCATAGTAACCTAGTCGGGAGAACCCTAACCCATTACCTCTTCGTCGAGAAACCAAGCTCCAGTGGTTGGGTCCATGAATATTCTCTAAACAAAAAAGAAGACgacgagaagaagaagacaataagGGGAGAAAAAGCAGAATAATTCACCAAGAAACAAAGACAATATTCTGGTTGGAACAAGGAAGGAGAACCTTACAACGGAAATGCACAAGTCATGCCCTACGACTTCACACCTCTTTTCTCTAGGTTCTAGAGAGTAAAAGAACAAGGTGAATGGGCTGCGACTGCAGTCTTTTCTATTTATCAAGGGTTTAAACAACTCCTTTCGAAGTAATGCTTCACCAAGTCTTGGACGCGTGTCTCTTGGGCATTCGCCCTAAGACGACCCATTCGGATCACTATCGAGACCTAGATGTCTATTAAACTCCGGGATGCCTCACCCATGATTACGACACTTCGGAAGGATAGCAAAGCCACGCCCTTTATAAATAtagaatttgaaaaatatccATTTTCCCAGTGTAAAGGTACGATGCATCCTCCTCAGCGATCTTCATGAAAGAGGCCCTTCTGAAAAAACTACTTCTGCAACCCGAGTAGGATAGCTCAACTCGGTTGCGGAAGTGGGAGGCAAATAATACGCCTCCAAACTAGCTACAGCTCATCAAAAGATCCAACCAGTTAAAATATGCCGCGACGCTAACATGTGGTGGATCAAGAGAGACCACTAGGCTGGCCGAGTGCCATACCACCGAGCTTGCATATCACAAGCTCCCCACAGTTTGCTGCATCCTGATCAAGGGACCTAGTAATCATTGAGATCCCATCAATGTGATAGGTAGGACATCATCCGCGTGTGAAATATTCACGCTCGATGTTCAGGCCATACTCAAGTCATACACTTTTAGTCAACCTACATGCCCTAATTCTCTGTGATAGGTAGGCTCCTTCATCTGACATACACAAAAAGGGGGAATACTCTAACAGACTAAAAGACAACCTCCTTCCGTTCTCTGACACCTACACTGATTTAGACATCAGAGAGTCCCCCGCCAGATACATTCTGACCATAGTACTTCTTTGCTCTATATTGTTTCAGGTCGAAGTGCTGTCATCCGGCGAGGATCTTGGTCAAAGTGACCGAACGCCACTCGCCTTCTCCAATTCTGACCAGAGCAGCTGACTACCGAGTTCTCTAGCATTGTCACGCTTCTCACTATGGTGCCTAGGGCTAGTCAGTTCTCAACGGTAATACCTTTATAACAATGAAATTATAATCCAGCTCATCTGGACCTTTGGAAGTTTTTCTGTTGCTAACTTTTTGGCAACCAAGTAGCTGACCGGTTAGTAGGTAGAGCTGAGAATATGGGAGATAGATTTAGACATTGAATTTAAATGGATGAATCTCTAGACTACATACTGAAGTTATGGATTATATGTCCTTAGGGAGAACTTCATCCCCTTTTCTatactttgttttttttaaaaaaaaaaatgataaaggaAGCTTTtgtgtgttggggggggggggtgagagATGCTTAGATTTGTGGAATCTGTAATGGAAAAGTTTTGACATTCAATGTTGTCATGACACATTTTAATTCTAAATCTTAAGAGAACAattaaatatgttaatgatcACAATTTTCCACAGGTACTTCTCATAGTCCATTCGTAATCGAAGATCCTGGCCTACTGGAATGCCGTGTTTATCATCTGGAACCTTCATGTAGAAAGTTGACTCACCCTCAATGTTTGAAATTTGTTGTCAAGAATTGGAGCTTCTACGTTTGCGTGCACTGCCTCTAAACAAGACATCCACGTCCATTTTCGCACAGCACCAAGAAGTCAAGTTTTAGCGAACATTATAAAGATGGAAGATAGTCGAGGGGCCTGCTCAATCAATTTGCTAGATGAAGATGTAGCAACTAGTATGAACATGTTGAATCCTTGCTTGGTACGTAGGAATGTTTTTTGATCAAGCAAGTACATGAAGAATCTTTACGAAATATAAAACTGGCAAAATTATACTTCAGCATGACCTGGTTTTGAGTGGAAATATACTCATTAACATTTGGTTTCAACCTATCAAAATATGTCAATGTTTCATAATTTGTTTAGAACTCCCTAAATTTCATTGCAAATGATCCACTTCTCCATGGAGTTTAGCTAGCATAAATGCAGCGTGCCGAAAAAATAGCAAACCTATTTAATCGTTCAGGTCAACGAATTTAGGTCAACTAACGAAGTCAAAGTCCTACGTTTTACTTTCTTCGTGCTtagttgtcacgccccgaacccagcacccgggtccggtacgcgaccggccgcatgagccctagagcagtgccctaaagatcatgcaaggcctatgattaacaaaaattccaataaatccacaagaaatttataattcaaatagacaaatccgacatgtccaaataaacaaattagttcaaatacgagctcttcaaatgttcatcgacatcaaagaaggataaacaactaactaactaatgactctagtgctcgcactctgcgcccatcccatccaaaactatgcatcctgcaactctggtaaagaaaaagaagaaaagggggtgagctttacagcccagtaagaatccctacacatccacaccaacacaataataatatagatttgaaaaccacgacaaatcgatgcacatttcatgaaatcaataaaccggctatcaaaaggCCTTAAATAATCAACATAAGTATGTacgtcaaatatcaatgaaagtccaaccatgcaaaaatgatatagcatatgatagctcataaatcttcattaatattttcaatgctttttctttccattctatattaacttgatccggatcaattatctttccgactttgggctacatcccggtcacgtttccggcccgtgacggggcaatcgatagtatcacatttccggcctgtgatggggcaatcgatagtgtcacatttccagcctgtgacggggcaatcgatggtatcacatttccagcctgtgacggggcaatcgatggtatcatatttccagcctgtgacggggcaatcgatagtatcacatttccagcctgtgacggggcaatcgataatatcacatttccagcctgtgatggggcaatcaatactaacgagataagcccaaagtccctACTCATTTAACCAATTCACAtacacacatcaattcctttttccatcttatatccggcctagactaaccatggtcacgttttcggcccgtgacagggcaaccaatataacatggttagtccataccaccacatTCATAAATTCAATTATGTAGGTATAagatatacacatacatgcatccatcatactaccaatcacaagccaacacgatcaaaatataataaaatataaaactattttgctttgtctggatcatagcagatcaaacatatatgatgcaaaaatatttatatcatgcaggattggcgtacaaggattcttactcTTTGTTGTAAAACTTAGATAGACTAATCACCCGCCCTTACGGCGATCTAGGAACTGGGATGCGCAGAACTTCGCTCAACATCCTTTCATCCAATAGATTGTTCTCCTACAGAACCAagataatattaaaaattatccaaGATATCTGACAACCCAAAACTCTCTGTGGATCCTCTCAAGGGTCTACAAGTATCTAGTACCCCAAGACTAACCAACAATCCATGATCTCCCTGAATTAAACTAGAGAGAAAATAGACTAATAAAAGACAGCAACTAAAGAGAGAAGATAAAATAACCaacactctctctctccctctcttccttcctccttccCGTCAATAAAATAGCAAAGaagaaactctctctctctccctatcTTCCTTCCTGATAGAAAGGGGGAGGGTGCTCGGCAGGCGACCCACGGCCGGCGACGCCCCATGGTCGTCGGCCTGTGGTGGTGCCGGCAGTGCGCCATGGCCGGTGACGGCCAGCTGGAATGAAAGAGGAAAAGCAAACCAAAAACAGGGGAGTTTGGTTCACATCGATCCGGCGGCTTGCCGGCCGGATTCCCAAGGAAATAGTGGCCCACGGccaaaagagaggaaggagagggacctCACCTCGCCTCCGGTGAGCTCCTCCGACAAGCCCGACGGCGAACAACCCAAGCTTCTTACGGatctccctttttctttttcttttttttttcttggaaaagctctcggttgatgccctaggaGGAGATGAATAGATTCTTTTATAGATGGAGTTTGATGCAAATTAGGTAGGATTTGATCccgtctccctctcccttctcttttttttttttttttgtttcctcttCCGATGGATTCGGGGGAGTTCggtgaaggaggagaggaagactcCTCCTCTGCCTCACGGCTAAATAGCCGGGGCCCTTAGGCCGGCCCGAGCGCAGTGGCCTAGGATTAGCCCAagcccaaataaaaaaaaaatatgggttCTTACATTCttccctcctaaaaaaaaaatttcgtcctcgaaattagcaTACCTGAGGTTTCAAATAGTTGTGTGTGCTTGACCTTCATCTCTTTTTCGAGCTCTCAGGTAACCTCTCTTTCCGTATGATTGTTTTATTGCACCTTCACAAAAGGAATGGTTTGATGTCGTAGTACCTGATCTTTTCTGTCCGCAATTTATATCGGGAACTCCTCATAGGTCAAATCCTCATGAAGATGTAATGGCTCATATGCTACCACATGGCTTAGGTCTGGGACatatttctttaacattgacaCATGAAAAATATTGTGCATACTGGATAAAGCCAGTGGTAAAGCCAGTCGATGTGCCACCTCTCCAACCTTGTCCAAAATCTCAAACGGACCAACATACCTAAGGTTCAATTTGCCACGAACCCCAAATCTCATCACACCTTTTGTAGGTGACACTCTCAAGAAAATATGATCTCCAATTTGAAATTTCAGTTCTCTCCTTCTATtatcagcataactcttttgGCGACTCTGAGCTGTACgaagtcgttctctgatcactTGCACCTTATCAACAGTCTGTTGTACTATCTCTGGGCCTAACAATTTTCTCTCGCCCACGTCATCCCAACAAATAGGAGATCCATGTTAAAATATTCTAAGTCTAAGACCAACCAAGGAATCATCAACTGTTAACgctaaatttaagatgcccaagtttcttccaaaagttgtcaacaaaagaagaacccactggtgaaaattacatagctacctctaggtcatccatagaatcaacaacattcttctctattagaaactaactcaagtgttccatcataatgccttttagatcaaatattgtccttaaccagtttcaaaataactcaaaccaccacactttcgctgcgcactctgatt is from Phoenix dactylifera cultivar Barhee BC4 unplaced genomic scaffold, palm_55x_up_171113_PBpolish2nd_filt_p 000761F, whole genome shotgun sequence and encodes:
- the LOC103723447 gene encoding putative glycine-rich cell wall structural protein 1; translated protein: MARTKLVALSFIVLLSISLSEASRFLTGGGGGGGEGGGGGGGSGIGSGSGYGSGSGYGEGGGSGSSGGGYGSGGGGGGGGGSGGGSGSGSGSGYGSGSGSGYGEGGGAYGGGYGSGGGGGGGGGEGSGSGSGYGAGYGSGYGSGGGGHP